A section of the Labrus mixtus chromosome 15, fLabMix1.1, whole genome shotgun sequence genome encodes:
- the csde1 gene encoding cold shock domain-containing protein E1 isoform X6 — MSFDPGMLHNNGHTAYANGTGPGIREIGVVEKLLTSYGFIQCSERQARLFFHCSQYNGNLQELKIGDDVEFELSSDRRTGKPIAVKLLKIKPEVLPEERISGQVGPDLHAYPFTVLHGYIHPVVSSIPMHLDGKSAPGQVPTGSVCYERNGEVFYLTYTPDDVEGNLHLDTGDKVSFYMDTNKHTGAVSARNIQLVKKKQMRCQGVVCATKEAFGFIERADVVKEIFFHYSEFKGDLEALQAGDDVEFTIKDRNGKEVATDVRLLPQGTVIFEDISIEQFEGTVVKVIPKVPTKNQNDPLPGRISARIGFTDKELPFGEKDTKSKVTLLEGDHIQFNISTDRRDKLERATNIDIYPDTFDFTKETREMGVIAAIRDGFGFIKCVDRDARMFFHFSEVLEESQLHISDEVEFTVVPVGPLYNLFAKDMLSAQRNHAVRIKKLPKGTVSFHTQSEQRFVGVVEKELVATSNKNTSPTRGKEKETEEGTIAYEDCGVKLTVPFHAKDLEGGGLPQAGDKVEFSINEVKRTGLQSAVSIRVMNRNSSNTKRLHGFVATLKDNFGFIETANHDQEIFFHYSEMCGDLENLELGDTVEYTLSKGKGNKVSAEKVTKVAAVNGIGDDVVATVMMGKVIRPLRSVDPSQTEYQGLIEVAEEGGVKGSNYPFGIMGMSNKADCLQKGELVKFQVCTVTQTGQKMACNVVPQRRAMVECVKDQFGFITYEVGESKKLFFHVKEVQDGLELQTGDEVEFSVVLNQRTGKCSACNVRRVSEGPKPVATPRPDRLVNRLKSITLDDASAPRLVIVRQPRGPDNSKGFNVERKTRQPGVID, encoded by the exons ATGAGTTTTGACCCTGGCATGCTCCATAACAATGGACACACTGCATATGCCAACGGCACAGGGCCTGGCATTAGAGAGATTGGTGTGGTGGAGAAGCTACTGACCTCCTACGGGTTCATCCAGTGCTCAGAACGTCAGGCTCGTCTCTTTTTCCACTGTTCCCAGTACAATGGCAACCTGCAGGAGCTTAAAATAGGAG ATGATGTTGAGTTTGAGCTTTCCTCTGACAGGCGCACTGGCAAGCCGATAGCAGTGAAGCTGCTAAAGATAAAGCCAGAGGTGCTGCCAGAGGAGCGGATCTCGGGCCAGGTGGGGCCAGACCTGCACGCCTATCCCTTTACTGTGCTGCATGGTTATATTCATCCA GTTGTCTCGTCCATCCCCATGCATTTGGATGGAAAGTCTGCTCCCGGCCAGGTGCCCACTGGCAGCGTTTGTTATGAAAGGAACGGG GAAGTGTTCTATCTAACCTACACTCCTGATGATGTGGAAGGTAATCTCCACCTGGACACAGGCGACAAAGTCAGCTTTTACATGGACACCAACAAGCA cacTGGTGCGGTTAGTGCCCGTAATATTCAACTTGTGAAGAAAAAGCAAATGAGGTGCCAGGGTGTGGTGTGTGCAACAAAG GAGGCGTTCGGATTCATTGAGAGAGCTGATGTAGTGAAGGAGATCTTCTTTCACTACAGCGAGTTCAAGGGCGATCTGGAGGCTCTGCAGGCTGGAGATGACGTGGAATTTACcattaaagacagaaat GGTAAAGAGGTTGCCACAGATGTGAGACTGCTCCCCCAAGGGACAGTCATCTTTGAGGATATCAGCATTGAGCAGTTTGAAGGCACTGTCGTCAAGGTCATACCCAAGGTTCCCACCAAAAACCAG AACGACCCTCTCCCAGGTCGTATTAGTGCCCGGATTGGTTTCACTGACAAGGAACTACCGTTTGGTGAAAAGGACACAAAGTCCAAGGTGACTCTCCTGGAGGGAGACCACATTCAGTTCAACATCTCAACGGACCGCAGAGACAAGCTGGAGAGGGCCACAAACATCGACATCTACCCAGACACCTTTGACTTCACAAAGGAGACCCGAGAGATG GGTGTGATTGCAGCAATACGCGATGGCTTTGGCTTCATTAAATGTGTCGATCGAGATGCGAGGATGTTTTTTCACTTCAGTGAAGTTCTAGAGGAGAGTCAGCTGCACATCTCTGATGAAGTGGAGTTCACTGTTGTGCCTGTAGGTCCTCTTTATAACCTTTTCGCAAAA GATATGCTGTCGGCTCAAAGGAATCATGCAGTGCGAATCAAGAAGCTGCCCAAGGGCACAGTGTCCTTCCATACTCAGTCTGAGCAGCGCTTTGTGGGCGTGGTGGAGAAAGAGCTTGTGGCAACCTCCAACAAGAATACCAGTCCAACCAGGGGAAAAGAAAAg GAAACGGAGGAAGGCACAATTGCATATGAAGACTGTGGAGTGAAGCTCACTGTGCCATTTCATGCCAAGGACCTGGAGGGGGGAGGTCTGCCACAAGCCGGAGATAAG gtgGAGTTTTCAATTAATGAAGTGAAGCGAACAGGCCTGCAGAGTGCTGTCTCCATCAGAGTCATGAATAGAAACTCCTCCAACACTAAGAGACTGCATGGATTTGTCGCCACGCTGAAGGACAACTTCGGTTTTATTGAGACAGCGAATCATGATCAAGAGATATTTTTTCACTACAG TGAAATGTGTGGAGATTTGGAGAACTTGGAGCTGGGCGACACGGTGGAGTACACTCTCTCAAAGGGCAAAGGAAACAAAGTCAGCGCTGAAAAGGTTACTAAAGTGGCTGCAG tgAATGGCATTGGTGACGATGTTGTGGCAACAGTGATGATGGGTAAAGTCATCCGTCCGTTACGCAGTGTGGATCCTTCACAGACGGAATACCAAGGGCTAATCGAGGTCGCAGAGGAAG GTGGGGTTAAAGGTTCAAATTATCCCTTTGGAATCATGGGTATGTCAAACAAGGCAGACTGTCTGCAGAAAGGTGAACTTGTCAAGTTCCAGGTGTGCACAGTAACCCAAACTGGACAGAAGATGGCGTGCAATGTGGTCCCTCAACGTAGAGCCATGGTGGAGTGTGTCAAAGACCAG TTTGGCTTCATCACATATGAAGTTGGTGAAAGCAAGAAGCTGTTCTTCCATGTTAAAGAGGTGCAAGATGGCCTTGAGCTCCAGACTGGGGATGAGGTGGAGTTTTCGGTTGTCCTCAATCAACGCACAGGAAAATGTAGTGCCTGCAACGTGCGCCGAGTCAG TGAGGGGCCGAAACCTGTGGCAACTCCACGTCCTGATCGTCTGGTGAACAGACTGAAGAGCATCACTCTTGACGACGCCAGTGCTCCTCGTCTGGTCATTGTAAGACAGCCCCGTGGTCCCGATAATTCAAAG GGCTTTAATGTGGAGCGCAAGACCCGCCAGCCTGGTGTAATCGACTGA
- the csde1 gene encoding cold shock domain-containing protein E1 isoform X2 translates to MERGSSEPPVARNTGPTPSSSTDPVPIPRSSSVSCHPHPGSKKHKRTPLYQRSMSFDPGMLHNNGHTAYANGTGPGIREIGVVEKLLTSYGFIQCSERQARLFFHCSQYNGNLQELKIGDDVEFELSSDRRTGKPIAVKLLKIKPEVLPEERISGQVVSSIPMHLDGKSAPGQVPTGSVCYERNGEVFYLTYTPDDVEGNLHLDTGDKVSFYMDTNKHTGAVSARNIQLVKKKQMRCQGVVCATKEAFGFIERADVVKEIFFHYSEFKGDLEALQAGDDVEFTIKDRNGKEVATDVRLLPQGTVIFEDISIEQFEGTVVKVIPKVPTKNQNDPLPGRISARIGFTDKELPFGEKDTKSKVTLLEGDHIQFNISTDRRDKLERATNIDIYPDTFDFTKETREMGVIAAIRDGFGFIKCVDRDARMFFHFSEVLEESQLHISDEVEFTVVPVGPLYNLFAKDMLSAQRNHAVRIKKLPKGTVSFHTQSEQRFVGVVEKELVATSNKNTSPTRGKEKETEEGTIAYEDCGVKLTVPFHAKDLEGGGLPQAGDKVEFSINEVKRTGLQSAVSIRVMNRNSSNTKRLHGFVATLKDNFGFIETANHDQEIFFHYSEMCGDLENLELGDTVEYTLSKGKGNKVSAEKVTKVAAVNGIGDDVVATVMMGKVIRPLRSVDPSQTEYQGLIEVAEEGGVKGSNYPFGIMGMSNKADCLQKGELVKFQVCTVTQTGQKMACNVVPQRRAMVECVKDQFGFITYEVGESKKLFFHVKEVQDGLELQTGDEVEFSVVLNQRTGKCSACNVRRVSEGPKPVATPRPDRLVNRLKSITLDDASAPRLVIVRQPRGPDNSKGFNVERKTRQPGVID, encoded by the exons ATGGAAAGGGGCTCTTCCGAACCACCAGTGGCGCGCAACACTGGCCCCACCCCCTCTTCCTCTACCGACCCCGTGCCTATACCCCGCTCCTCTTCCGTCTCATGTCATCCCCATCCAGGAAGTAAAAAACACAAGCGGACTCCTCTGTATCAGAGATCA ATGAGTTTTGACCCTGGCATGCTCCATAACAATGGACACACTGCATATGCCAACGGCACAGGGCCTGGCATTAGAGAGATTGGTGTGGTGGAGAAGCTACTGACCTCCTACGGGTTCATCCAGTGCTCAGAACGTCAGGCTCGTCTCTTTTTCCACTGTTCCCAGTACAATGGCAACCTGCAGGAGCTTAAAATAGGAG ATGATGTTGAGTTTGAGCTTTCCTCTGACAGGCGCACTGGCAAGCCGATAGCAGTGAAGCTGCTAAAGATAAAGCCAGAGGTGCTGCCAGAGGAGCGGATCTCGGGCCAG GTTGTCTCGTCCATCCCCATGCATTTGGATGGAAAGTCTGCTCCCGGCCAGGTGCCCACTGGCAGCGTTTGTTATGAAAGGAACGGG GAAGTGTTCTATCTAACCTACACTCCTGATGATGTGGAAGGTAATCTCCACCTGGACACAGGCGACAAAGTCAGCTTTTACATGGACACCAACAAGCA cacTGGTGCGGTTAGTGCCCGTAATATTCAACTTGTGAAGAAAAAGCAAATGAGGTGCCAGGGTGTGGTGTGTGCAACAAAG GAGGCGTTCGGATTCATTGAGAGAGCTGATGTAGTGAAGGAGATCTTCTTTCACTACAGCGAGTTCAAGGGCGATCTGGAGGCTCTGCAGGCTGGAGATGACGTGGAATTTACcattaaagacagaaat GGTAAAGAGGTTGCCACAGATGTGAGACTGCTCCCCCAAGGGACAGTCATCTTTGAGGATATCAGCATTGAGCAGTTTGAAGGCACTGTCGTCAAGGTCATACCCAAGGTTCCCACCAAAAACCAG AACGACCCTCTCCCAGGTCGTATTAGTGCCCGGATTGGTTTCACTGACAAGGAACTACCGTTTGGTGAAAAGGACACAAAGTCCAAGGTGACTCTCCTGGAGGGAGACCACATTCAGTTCAACATCTCAACGGACCGCAGAGACAAGCTGGAGAGGGCCACAAACATCGACATCTACCCAGACACCTTTGACTTCACAAAGGAGACCCGAGAGATG GGTGTGATTGCAGCAATACGCGATGGCTTTGGCTTCATTAAATGTGTCGATCGAGATGCGAGGATGTTTTTTCACTTCAGTGAAGTTCTAGAGGAGAGTCAGCTGCACATCTCTGATGAAGTGGAGTTCACTGTTGTGCCTGTAGGTCCTCTTTATAACCTTTTCGCAAAA GATATGCTGTCGGCTCAAAGGAATCATGCAGTGCGAATCAAGAAGCTGCCCAAGGGCACAGTGTCCTTCCATACTCAGTCTGAGCAGCGCTTTGTGGGCGTGGTGGAGAAAGAGCTTGTGGCAACCTCCAACAAGAATACCAGTCCAACCAGGGGAAAAGAAAAg GAAACGGAGGAAGGCACAATTGCATATGAAGACTGTGGAGTGAAGCTCACTGTGCCATTTCATGCCAAGGACCTGGAGGGGGGAGGTCTGCCACAAGCCGGAGATAAG gtgGAGTTTTCAATTAATGAAGTGAAGCGAACAGGCCTGCAGAGTGCTGTCTCCATCAGAGTCATGAATAGAAACTCCTCCAACACTAAGAGACTGCATGGATTTGTCGCCACGCTGAAGGACAACTTCGGTTTTATTGAGACAGCGAATCATGATCAAGAGATATTTTTTCACTACAG TGAAATGTGTGGAGATTTGGAGAACTTGGAGCTGGGCGACACGGTGGAGTACACTCTCTCAAAGGGCAAAGGAAACAAAGTCAGCGCTGAAAAGGTTACTAAAGTGGCTGCAG tgAATGGCATTGGTGACGATGTTGTGGCAACAGTGATGATGGGTAAAGTCATCCGTCCGTTACGCAGTGTGGATCCTTCACAGACGGAATACCAAGGGCTAATCGAGGTCGCAGAGGAAG GTGGGGTTAAAGGTTCAAATTATCCCTTTGGAATCATGGGTATGTCAAACAAGGCAGACTGTCTGCAGAAAGGTGAACTTGTCAAGTTCCAGGTGTGCACAGTAACCCAAACTGGACAGAAGATGGCGTGCAATGTGGTCCCTCAACGTAGAGCCATGGTGGAGTGTGTCAAAGACCAG TTTGGCTTCATCACATATGAAGTTGGTGAAAGCAAGAAGCTGTTCTTCCATGTTAAAGAGGTGCAAGATGGCCTTGAGCTCCAGACTGGGGATGAGGTGGAGTTTTCGGTTGTCCTCAATCAACGCACAGGAAAATGTAGTGCCTGCAACGTGCGCCGAGTCAG TGAGGGGCCGAAACCTGTGGCAACTCCACGTCCTGATCGTCTGGTGAACAGACTGAAGAGCATCACTCTTGACGACGCCAGTGCTCCTCGTCTGGTCATTGTAAGACAGCCCCGTGGTCCCGATAATTCAAAG GGCTTTAATGTGGAGCGCAAGACCCGCCAGCCTGGTGTAATCGACTGA
- the csde1 gene encoding cold shock domain-containing protein E1 isoform X4 codes for MERGSSEPPVARNTGPTPSSSTDPVPIPRSSSVSCHPHPGSKKHKRTPLYQRSMSFDPGMLHNNGHTAYANGTGPGIREIGVVEKLLTSYGFIQCSERQARLFFHCSQYNGNLQELKIGDDVEFELSSDRRTGKPIAVKLLKIKPEVLPEERISGQVGPDLHAYPFTVLHGYIHPVVSSIPMHLDGKSAPGQVPTGSVCYERNGEVFYLTYTPDDVEGNLHLDTGDKVSFYMDTNKHTGAVSARNIQLVKKKQMRCQGVVCATKEAFGFIERADVVKEIFFHYSEFKGDLEALQAGDDVEFTIKDRNGKEVATDVRLLPQGTVIFEDISIEQFEGTVVKVIPKVPTKNQNDPLPGRISARIGFTDKELPFGEKDTKSKVTLLEGDHIQFNISTDRRDKLERATNIDIYPDTFDFTKETREMGVIAAIRDGFGFIKCVDRDARMFFHFSEVLEESQLHISDEVEFTVVPVGPLYNLFAKDMLSAQRNHAVRIKKLPKGTVSFHTQSEQRFVGVVEKELVATSNKNTSPTRGKEKETEEGTIAYEDCGVKLTVPFHAKDLEGGGLPQAGDKVEFSINEVKRTGLQSAVSIRVMNRNSSNTKRLHGFVATLKDNFGFIETANHDQEIFFHYSEMCGDLENLELGDTVEYTLSKGKGNKVSAEKVTKVAAVNGIGDDVVATVMMGKVIRPLRSVDPSQTEYQGLIEVAEEGGVKGSNYPFGIMGMSNKADCLQKGELVKFQVCTVTQTGQKMACNVVPQRRAMVECVKDQFGFITYEVGESKKLFFHVKEVQDGLELQTGDEVEFSVVLNQRTGKCSACNVRRVSEGPKPVATPRPDRLVNRLKSITLDDASAPRLVIVRQPRGPDNSKGFNVERKTRQPGVID; via the exons ATGGAAAGGGGCTCTTCCGAACCACCAGTGGCGCGCAACACTGGCCCCACCCCCTCTTCCTCTACCGACCCCGTGCCTATACCCCGCTCCTCTTCCGTCTCATGTCATCCCCATCCAGGAAGTAAAAAACACAAGCGGACTCCTCTGTATCAGAGATCA ATGAGTTTTGACCCTGGCATGCTCCATAACAATGGACACACTGCATATGCCAACGGCACAGGGCCTGGCATTAGAGAGATTGGTGTGGTGGAGAAGCTACTGACCTCCTACGGGTTCATCCAGTGCTCAGAACGTCAGGCTCGTCTCTTTTTCCACTGTTCCCAGTACAATGGCAACCTGCAGGAGCTTAAAATAGGAG ATGATGTTGAGTTTGAGCTTTCCTCTGACAGGCGCACTGGCAAGCCGATAGCAGTGAAGCTGCTAAAGATAAAGCCAGAGGTGCTGCCAGAGGAGCGGATCTCGGGCCAGGTGGGGCCAGACCTGCACGCCTATCCCTTTACTGTGCTGCATGGTTATATTCATCCA GTTGTCTCGTCCATCCCCATGCATTTGGATGGAAAGTCTGCTCCCGGCCAGGTGCCCACTGGCAGCGTTTGTTATGAAAGGAACGGG GAAGTGTTCTATCTAACCTACACTCCTGATGATGTGGAAGGTAATCTCCACCTGGACACAGGCGACAAAGTCAGCTTTTACATGGACACCAACAAGCA cacTGGTGCGGTTAGTGCCCGTAATATTCAACTTGTGAAGAAAAAGCAAATGAGGTGCCAGGGTGTGGTGTGTGCAACAAAG GAGGCGTTCGGATTCATTGAGAGAGCTGATGTAGTGAAGGAGATCTTCTTTCACTACAGCGAGTTCAAGGGCGATCTGGAGGCTCTGCAGGCTGGAGATGACGTGGAATTTACcattaaagacagaaat GGTAAAGAGGTTGCCACAGATGTGAGACTGCTCCCCCAAGGGACAGTCATCTTTGAGGATATCAGCATTGAGCAGTTTGAAGGCACTGTCGTCAAGGTCATACCCAAGGTTCCCACCAAAAACCAG AACGACCCTCTCCCAGGTCGTATTAGTGCCCGGATTGGTTTCACTGACAAGGAACTACCGTTTGGTGAAAAGGACACAAAGTCCAAGGTGACTCTCCTGGAGGGAGACCACATTCAGTTCAACATCTCAACGGACCGCAGAGACAAGCTGGAGAGGGCCACAAACATCGACATCTACCCAGACACCTTTGACTTCACAAAGGAGACCCGAGAGATG GGTGTGATTGCAGCAATACGCGATGGCTTTGGCTTCATTAAATGTGTCGATCGAGATGCGAGGATGTTTTTTCACTTCAGTGAAGTTCTAGAGGAGAGTCAGCTGCACATCTCTGATGAAGTGGAGTTCACTGTTGTGCCTGTAGGTCCTCTTTATAACCTTTTCGCAAAA GATATGCTGTCGGCTCAAAGGAATCATGCAGTGCGAATCAAGAAGCTGCCCAAGGGCACAGTGTCCTTCCATACTCAGTCTGAGCAGCGCTTTGTGGGCGTGGTGGAGAAAGAGCTTGTGGCAACCTCCAACAAGAATACCAGTCCAACCAGGGGAAAAGAAAAg GAAACGGAGGAAGGCACAATTGCATATGAAGACTGTGGAGTGAAGCTCACTGTGCCATTTCATGCCAAGGACCTGGAGGGGGGAGGTCTGCCACAAGCCGGAGATAAG gtgGAGTTTTCAATTAATGAAGTGAAGCGAACAGGCCTGCAGAGTGCTGTCTCCATCAGAGTCATGAATAGAAACTCCTCCAACACTAAGAGACTGCATGGATTTGTCGCCACGCTGAAGGACAACTTCGGTTTTATTGAGACAGCGAATCATGATCAAGAGATATTTTTTCACTACAG TGAAATGTGTGGAGATTTGGAGAACTTGGAGCTGGGCGACACGGTGGAGTACACTCTCTCAAAGGGCAAAGGAAACAAAGTCAGCGCTGAAAAGGTTACTAAAGTGGCTGCAG tgAATGGCATTGGTGACGATGTTGTGGCAACAGTGATGATGGGTAAAGTCATCCGTCCGTTACGCAGTGTGGATCCTTCACAGACGGAATACCAAGGGCTAATCGAGGTCGCAGAGGAAG GTGGGGTTAAAGGTTCAAATTATCCCTTTGGAATCATGGGTATGTCAAACAAGGCAGACTGTCTGCAGAAAGGTGAACTTGTCAAGTTCCAGGTGTGCACAGTAACCCAAACTGGACAGAAGATGGCGTGCAATGTGGTCCCTCAACGTAGAGCCATGGTGGAGTGTGTCAAAGACCAG TTTGGCTTCATCACATATGAAGTTGGTGAAAGCAAGAAGCTGTTCTTCCATGTTAAAGAGGTGCAAGATGGCCTTGAGCTCCAGACTGGGGATGAGGTGGAGTTTTCGGTTGTCCTCAATCAACGCACAGGAAAATGTAGTGCCTGCAACGTGCGCCGAGTCAG TGAGGGGCCGAAACCTGTGGCAACTCCACGTCCTGATCGTCTGGTGAACAGACTGAAGAGCATCACTCTTGACGACGCCAGTGCTCCTCGTCTGGTCATTGTAAGACAGCCCCGTGGTCCCGATAATTCAAAG GGCTTTAATGTGGAGCGCAAGACCCGCCAGCCTGGTGTAATCGACTGA
- the csde1 gene encoding cold shock domain-containing protein E1 isoform X1, with protein sequence MERGSSEPPVARNTGPTPSSSTDPVPIPRSSSVSCHPHPGSKKHKRTPLYQRSMSFDPGMLHNNGHTAYANGTGPGIREIGVVEKLLTSYGFIQCSERQARLFFHCSQYNGNLQELKIGDDVEFELSSDRRTGKPIAVKLLKIKPEVLPEERISGQVGPDLHAYPFTVLHGYIHPVVSSIPMHLDGKSAPGQVPTGSVCYERNGEVFYLTYTPDDVEGNLHLDTGDKVSFYMDTNKHTGAVSARNIQLVKKKQMRCQGVVCATKEAFGFIERADVVKEIFFHYSEFKGDLEALQAGDDVEFTIKDRNGKEVATDVRLLPQGTVIFEDISIEQFEGTVVKVIPKVPTKNQNDPLPGRISARIGFTDKELPFGEKDTKSKVTLLEGDHIQFNISTDRRDKLERATNIDIYPDTFDFTKETREMGVIAAIRDGFGFIKCVDRDARMFFHFSEVLEESQLHISDEVEFTVVPDMLSAQRNHAVRIKKLPKGTVSFHTQSEQRFVGVVEKELVATSNKNTSPTRGKEKETEEGTIAYEDCGVKLTVPFHAKDLEGGGLPQAGDKVEFSINEVKRTGLQSAVSIRVMNRNSSNTKRLHGFVATLKDNFGFIETANHDQEIFFHYSEMCGDLENLELGDTVEYTLSKGKGNKVSAEKVTKVAAVNGIGDDVVATVMMGKVIRPLRSVDPSQTEYQGLIEVAEEGGVKGSNYPFGIMGMSNKADCLQKGELVKFQVCTVTQTGQKMACNVVPQRRAMVECVKDQFGFITYEVGESKKLFFHVKEVQDGLELQTGDEVEFSVVLNQRTGKCSACNVRRVSEGPKPVATPRPDRLVNRLKSITLDDASAPRLVIVRQPRGPDNSKGFNVERKTRQPGVID encoded by the exons ATGGAAAGGGGCTCTTCCGAACCACCAGTGGCGCGCAACACTGGCCCCACCCCCTCTTCCTCTACCGACCCCGTGCCTATACCCCGCTCCTCTTCCGTCTCATGTCATCCCCATCCAGGAAGTAAAAAACACAAGCGGACTCCTCTGTATCAGAGATCA ATGAGTTTTGACCCTGGCATGCTCCATAACAATGGACACACTGCATATGCCAACGGCACAGGGCCTGGCATTAGAGAGATTGGTGTGGTGGAGAAGCTACTGACCTCCTACGGGTTCATCCAGTGCTCAGAACGTCAGGCTCGTCTCTTTTTCCACTGTTCCCAGTACAATGGCAACCTGCAGGAGCTTAAAATAGGAG ATGATGTTGAGTTTGAGCTTTCCTCTGACAGGCGCACTGGCAAGCCGATAGCAGTGAAGCTGCTAAAGATAAAGCCAGAGGTGCTGCCAGAGGAGCGGATCTCGGGCCAGGTGGGGCCAGACCTGCACGCCTATCCCTTTACTGTGCTGCATGGTTATATTCATCCA GTTGTCTCGTCCATCCCCATGCATTTGGATGGAAAGTCTGCTCCCGGCCAGGTGCCCACTGGCAGCGTTTGTTATGAAAGGAACGGG GAAGTGTTCTATCTAACCTACACTCCTGATGATGTGGAAGGTAATCTCCACCTGGACACAGGCGACAAAGTCAGCTTTTACATGGACACCAACAAGCA cacTGGTGCGGTTAGTGCCCGTAATATTCAACTTGTGAAGAAAAAGCAAATGAGGTGCCAGGGTGTGGTGTGTGCAACAAAG GAGGCGTTCGGATTCATTGAGAGAGCTGATGTAGTGAAGGAGATCTTCTTTCACTACAGCGAGTTCAAGGGCGATCTGGAGGCTCTGCAGGCTGGAGATGACGTGGAATTTACcattaaagacagaaat GGTAAAGAGGTTGCCACAGATGTGAGACTGCTCCCCCAAGGGACAGTCATCTTTGAGGATATCAGCATTGAGCAGTTTGAAGGCACTGTCGTCAAGGTCATACCCAAGGTTCCCACCAAAAACCAG AACGACCCTCTCCCAGGTCGTATTAGTGCCCGGATTGGTTTCACTGACAAGGAACTACCGTTTGGTGAAAAGGACACAAAGTCCAAGGTGACTCTCCTGGAGGGAGACCACATTCAGTTCAACATCTCAACGGACCGCAGAGACAAGCTGGAGAGGGCCACAAACATCGACATCTACCCAGACACCTTTGACTTCACAAAGGAGACCCGAGAGATG GGTGTGATTGCAGCAATACGCGATGGCTTTGGCTTCATTAAATGTGTCGATCGAGATGCGAGGATGTTTTTTCACTTCAGTGAAGTTCTAGAGGAGAGTCAGCTGCACATCTCTGATGAAGTGGAGTTCACTGTTGTGCCT GATATGCTGTCGGCTCAAAGGAATCATGCAGTGCGAATCAAGAAGCTGCCCAAGGGCACAGTGTCCTTCCATACTCAGTCTGAGCAGCGCTTTGTGGGCGTGGTGGAGAAAGAGCTTGTGGCAACCTCCAACAAGAATACCAGTCCAACCAGGGGAAAAGAAAAg GAAACGGAGGAAGGCACAATTGCATATGAAGACTGTGGAGTGAAGCTCACTGTGCCATTTCATGCCAAGGACCTGGAGGGGGGAGGTCTGCCACAAGCCGGAGATAAG gtgGAGTTTTCAATTAATGAAGTGAAGCGAACAGGCCTGCAGAGTGCTGTCTCCATCAGAGTCATGAATAGAAACTCCTCCAACACTAAGAGACTGCATGGATTTGTCGCCACGCTGAAGGACAACTTCGGTTTTATTGAGACAGCGAATCATGATCAAGAGATATTTTTTCACTACAG TGAAATGTGTGGAGATTTGGAGAACTTGGAGCTGGGCGACACGGTGGAGTACACTCTCTCAAAGGGCAAAGGAAACAAAGTCAGCGCTGAAAAGGTTACTAAAGTGGCTGCAG tgAATGGCATTGGTGACGATGTTGTGGCAACAGTGATGATGGGTAAAGTCATCCGTCCGTTACGCAGTGTGGATCCTTCACAGACGGAATACCAAGGGCTAATCGAGGTCGCAGAGGAAG GTGGGGTTAAAGGTTCAAATTATCCCTTTGGAATCATGGGTATGTCAAACAAGGCAGACTGTCTGCAGAAAGGTGAACTTGTCAAGTTCCAGGTGTGCACAGTAACCCAAACTGGACAGAAGATGGCGTGCAATGTGGTCCCTCAACGTAGAGCCATGGTGGAGTGTGTCAAAGACCAG TTTGGCTTCATCACATATGAAGTTGGTGAAAGCAAGAAGCTGTTCTTCCATGTTAAAGAGGTGCAAGATGGCCTTGAGCTCCAGACTGGGGATGAGGTGGAGTTTTCGGTTGTCCTCAATCAACGCACAGGAAAATGTAGTGCCTGCAACGTGCGCCGAGTCAG TGAGGGGCCGAAACCTGTGGCAACTCCACGTCCTGATCGTCTGGTGAACAGACTGAAGAGCATCACTCTTGACGACGCCAGTGCTCCTCGTCTGGTCATTGTAAGACAGCCCCGTGGTCCCGATAATTCAAAG GGCTTTAATGTGGAGCGCAAGACCCGCCAGCCTGGTGTAATCGACTGA